From a single Bacteroidia bacterium genomic region:
- a CDS encoding tetratricopeptide repeat protein yields the protein MPAASNKPFIFLACPSNQKEGDQSKESLKDCEDILKTLHAYIQQDGCGILLDVPGSQTYVEDIFSQKSAKAQVAVVHLIGEAILDGNFYFRSRSGVGQYSEEDLAGILGTFPNLQLVFLHGPASENFVQALLRQGLPVVIALKNQPDLGLMAQAFYFYLLQGKNVGQAFDLVAAEAYSPLNILEAFLDSGQLLWPGGGKPDITNGLISLKNKSRDLKWRLRNPLLIPLSEQNSQKKSPLLENKKQIPTARIEPEPVTVTKQPVVKDPLPVVEPEPVVQPLVEEKPVVVETVVVEEPPIKPTGENEPEIVQTPIIEEDRVVDEPVVDEPVVVDEPLVEDEPVIEEPVIEEPVVEEPVAVEKPVIDEPVVEEKPVVEKPIAEEPVKEPVEDKNQVEIPEEKNREPRQIGKPATRRPESGNRTNRQRPPQKQPIKQRQAEKNREQIEEPSRLKKNLFRVGGGIGGLVVLLVILSFIFPSIPQKLGLPFGKSDQNVGCPFPDGDDYYHVLVLPFHSYPDCGSDQVAVKDAIMSRIESLAKENVKVSARYLYVSNCQEIPAMSKSIAGSCNADLIIWGNYGVDSVSGEIMMGMKYYSANKYGENIFLGSENSQGKIRLEDAEKADGKFIANVENIILWALSIRNMNSENYPAAIAGFSRMTPRDSDAQSAVSLMLTQCYSRSGQLEKAVSHYDALISMNPGDTKAHYERAGILQQLGSYEKAMEDYTQVLLEEPNNMKALISRGILFSDMKNYQKALEDFDAVLAMNPDFSPVYASRASVYTRMERYNDAMRDYDKAIEITPDYAEAFYGRGILLQKMGKEKEALADVDHALEINPDYIEANLFRGDVHVSKKEYDKAIAAFTRLLEQQKSANAYYKRGKVLLTLQKYSEAIADFSRAIQIQENFIPASFDRSVTYFKTRDYANALKDMNFVLEQKPSYPEAYLQRAEIYMALNKSEEAMADFNQAITLNPRNPDAYAHRALLYLQLKNFDQALADVTEAINIDPNSSEAYMNRGIIYADLGDSRKAARDFDKAIFINPDFANAYYHRALDHLKGNRLILAKTDLDKAIRYGTNEVNAYLRRAEIYTQEKDLSNALELYTRAIELDPTRADAFYLRAEYYFRFRDYEHALADYNQAIQLSPPNDAHVFLNRGIVYARLKNYNDALIDFGKVIRAYPDSVSGYINRGLLYIQMGKSRQAETDFEMAARIAPKDPEVALSQGMMYQARGQEGYQKALDEYNRAIEMAPAYSNAYNKRGEIYFILESYDKAILDFNEAIKLDPTNADAHTNRGNLARKAGDYPRALDDYSKAIRFDPYQADAFYNRGFLYALQENYDKAIPDIQRSLELKPNDGLRYGFLAKIYARQHKDDLFYQNIELALKNNYPIIELSKDPAYKVYKEQERFQKLLETYQN from the coding sequence ATGCCAGCTGCTTCAAACAAACCCTTCATTTTCCTTGCCTGTCCGTCTAATCAAAAAGAAGGGGATCAGTCGAAGGAGTCGCTGAAAGATTGTGAAGACATTCTGAAGACTCTGCACGCCTACATCCAACAGGATGGATGCGGGATTTTACTGGATGTCCCGGGATCCCAGACATACGTGGAGGATATTTTCTCCCAAAAATCGGCCAAGGCACAGGTTGCCGTTGTCCATTTAATTGGAGAAGCCATCCTTGATGGCAACTTCTATTTTCGCTCCCGTTCGGGAGTCGGCCAGTATTCAGAAGAAGACCTGGCTGGTATTTTGGGCACTTTCCCCAACCTTCAGCTTGTATTCCTGCACGGTCCCGCTTCAGAAAATTTTGTTCAGGCTTTGCTCCGGCAGGGGCTCCCGGTCGTGATCGCACTCAAAAACCAACCGGATCTGGGCCTGATGGCTCAGGCTTTCTATTTTTATCTCCTTCAGGGTAAAAATGTAGGTCAGGCGTTTGACCTGGTCGCAGCTGAAGCCTATAGCCCGCTAAATATTCTGGAAGCTTTTCTCGATTCCGGACAGCTCTTATGGCCCGGCGGAGGAAAACCGGATATCACCAATGGCCTCATTTCCCTAAAAAATAAATCCAGAGATCTTAAATGGCGGCTGCGAAACCCCCTGCTGATTCCGCTCAGTGAGCAAAACAGCCAGAAAAAATCGCCCCTGCTTGAAAATAAAAAACAGATTCCTACCGCACGTATTGAGCCGGAACCTGTAACCGTAACAAAACAGCCGGTGGTTAAAGATCCCCTGCCAGTAGTAGAACCGGAACCGGTTGTACAACCATTGGTGGAGGAAAAGCCCGTAGTGGTTGAAACAGTAGTCGTAGAAGAACCTCCAATAAAACCTACAGGAGAGAATGAGCCAGAAATAGTACAAACACCAATCATAGAGGAAGATCGGGTAGTAGATGAGCCGGTAGTAGATGAGCCAGTGGTAGTAGATGAGCCACTCGTAGAAGATGAGCCGGTGATCGAAGAACCGGTAATAGAAGAACCGGTTGTGGAGGAACCTGTGGCAGTAGAAAAGCCGGTAATAGATGAACCTGTAGTTGAAGAAAAGCCAGTCGTCGAGAAACCGATCGCCGAAGAACCTGTAAAGGAGCCGGTTGAGGACAAAAACCAGGTAGAAATTCCTGAAGAAAAAAATCGCGAACCACGGCAAATAGGAAAACCTGCTACCCGGCGTCCGGAAAGTGGAAATAGAACCAATCGCCAGCGACCGCCACAGAAGCAGCCAATTAAACAACGCCAGGCTGAAAAAAACCGTGAGCAGATTGAAGAGCCTTCCCGGTTGAAAAAGAACCTGTTTCGTGTAGGCGGCGGAATCGGTGGGCTGGTCGTATTGCTGGTCATTCTGTCCTTTATTTTCCCTTCTATACCTCAAAAGCTGGGATTACCATTTGGGAAATCAGATCAGAATGTCGGTTGCCCTTTTCCTGATGGAGATGATTATTATCATGTATTAGTACTTCCATTTCATAGCTATCCCGATTGCGGCAGCGATCAGGTGGCCGTAAAAGACGCAATAATGAGTCGGATTGAGTCTTTGGCTAAAGAAAATGTCAAAGTTTCTGCCCGATACCTGTATGTATCCAATTGTCAGGAAATCCCGGCGATGAGCAAATCTATCGCAGGTTCCTGCAATGCTGACTTGATCATTTGGGGAAATTACGGGGTAGACAGTGTCAGCGGGGAAATTATGATGGGGATGAAGTACTACAGTGCCAATAAGTACGGAGAAAATATCTTCCTGGGCAGTGAAAATTCGCAAGGGAAAATCCGGCTCGAAGATGCCGAAAAAGCAGATGGGAAGTTTATTGCAAATGTAGAAAATATCATTCTCTGGGCACTGAGCATCCGCAATATGAATTCGGAAAATTATCCGGCCGCAATTGCCGGTTTTAGCCGGATGACCCCCCGCGACAGTGATGCACAGTCTGCGGTTTCGCTTATGCTCACCCAATGTTACAGCCGCAGTGGTCAGCTGGAAAAAGCTGTTTCTCATTACGATGCCCTGATTTCAATGAATCCGGGCGATACCAAAGCGCATTATGAGCGTGCCGGTATTTTGCAGCAATTGGGTAGCTATGAAAAAGCGATGGAAGACTATACTCAGGTGCTGTTGGAAGAACCCAATAATATGAAAGCGCTGATCAGCAGGGGAATTCTTTTCTCCGACATGAAAAATTACCAGAAAGCACTGGAAGATTTTGACGCGGTATTGGCGATGAACCCCGATTTTTCGCCGGTTTATGCCAGCCGGGCAAGCGTATATACGCGTATGGAGCGATACAATGACGCCATGCGCGATTATGATAAAGCCATTGAAATTACGCCTGATTACGCTGAAGCTTTTTACGGTCGGGGGATCCTCCTTCAAAAAATGGGGAAAGAAAAGGAAGCACTGGCAGACGTTGACCATGCCCTGGAGATCAATCCTGATTATATTGAAGCGAATCTTTTCAGGGGAGATGTACACGTCAGCAAAAAAGAGTACGACAAAGCGATTGCTGCATTTACCCGATTACTCGAACAGCAAAAATCCGCCAATGCTTATTATAAACGCGGGAAAGTGCTGCTGACACTCCAAAAATACAGTGAAGCAATTGCAGACTTTTCCCGGGCTATTCAGATTCAGGAGAATTTTATTCCTGCAAGTTTTGATCGCTCAGTTACCTATTTCAAGACCAGAGACTATGCCAATGCGCTGAAGGATATGAATTTTGTCCTTGAACAAAAACCTTCTTACCCGGAAGCATATCTCCAGCGAGCCGAAATCTATATGGCCTTAAATAAATCTGAAGAGGCAATGGCTGATTTCAACCAGGCTATTACGCTTAACCCGCGAAATCCGGACGCCTACGCTCACCGTGCCTTGTTATATCTTCAGTTGAAAAACTTTGACCAGGCCCTGGCTGATGTCACGGAAGCAATTAATATTGATCCCAACAGCTCCGAAGCCTATATGAACCGGGGAATTATCTATGCAGATTTGGGTGATAGCCGCAAAGCTGCCCGTGATTTTGACAAAGCGATTTTCATCAACCCCGATTTTGCGAATGCCTACTACCACCGGGCGTTGGATCACCTGAAGGGCAACCGGCTGATTCTTGCAAAAACTGACCTCGACAAAGCTATCCGTTACGGTACCAATGAAGTCAATGCTTATCTGCGGCGCGCAGAAATTTACACCCAGGAGAAAGATCTTAGCAATGCGCTTGAACTGTATACCCGGGCAATAGAACTTGACCCTACCCGCGCAGATGCCTTTTATCTGCGGGCTGAATATTATTTCCGGTTTCGCGACTATGAACATGCACTGGCCGACTACAATCAGGCTATTCAGCTCAGTCCTCCAAACGACGCGCATGTTTTCCTTAATCGGGGAATTGTATATGCAAGACTGAAAAACTACAATGACGCGCTGATTGATTTTGGCAAGGTGATTCGCGCATATCCAGACTCAGTCAGTGGATATATCAACCGGGGGTTGCTCTATATTCAAATGGGGAAATCTCGCCAGGCGGAAACAGACTTTGAAATGGCTGCAAGAATTGCCCCCAAAGATCCAGAAGTTGCATTGAGCCAGGGCATGATGTATCAGGCACGTGGCCAGGAAGGGTATCAGAAAGCCCTCGATGAGTACAACCGTGCGATTGAAATGGCGCCTGCTTACTCCAATGCTTATAACAAACGCGGGGAAATCTACTTCATTCTCGAATCCTACGATAAGGCCATTCTCGACTTTAACGAAGCGATTAAGCTTGACCCGACCAATGCGGATGCCCATACCAATCGCGGCAATCTCGCACGAAAAGCCGGGGATTATCCCCGCGCGCTGGACGATTACTCCAAAGCTATTCGCTTTGATCCCTATCAGGCTGATGCATTTTACAACCGCGGATTTCTCTACGCTTTGCAGGAAAACTACGACAAGGCCATTCCCGATATCCAGCGTTCACTGGAATTAAAACCCAACGATGGCCTTCGCTACGGTTTTCTGGCCAAAATTTATGCCCGTCAACACAAAGATGATCTCTTCTATCAGAATATAGAACTGGCACTCAAAAACAATTACCCTATCATCGAACTTTCTAAAGACCCTGCTTATAAGGTCTATAAAGAACAAGAGCGATTCCAGAAATTGTTGGAGACTTACCAAAACTAA